The segment AGACAAAATCAGTTATCCGATTAATTCAACCTGTCGCAATTGCGGCGATCGCGGTTTCCGAGAGAGAGGGGCCGCCATTCTGGTAATTTGTTCAATAAACCAAGGGGCAAACCGTTGACACCACACGGCTAAATGACTTTCCCATCCCACTAAAATCTCTGGGGTGTCTTTTTGTAGTCCTTTAACTAGGGTTTGGGCGACTTTTTTCGGGGAAACGGGTTGCATAAAGCGAAACCAGTCTAAATCTCTTACCATGTCCGTATCGGTGAGAGATGGCAGTAAGGCGACAACACGGACATTATAAGGGGCTAATTCTCCCCGTAAGGCTTGGCTAAAGCCTAAAAGGGCGAATTTAGTCGCAGAATAGGTGGCCATGGTGGGGGCGGCAATTTTCCCCATTAAACTCGACACATTAACGATAGTTCCTTCTTTTTGCTTAGCCATGCGTCTTGCGACTAAGCGGGTAATGTTGTAGGTTCCCATTAAATTGACGGAGAGTTCGTCTTTCATTTGGGATAAGTTGGCATGGAGGAAGGAGGTTTGATGGGCAACTCCGGCACAGTTAACGAGGAGATGAATGGGCCCATATTCTCGCCAAGCTTGAGCGATCGCCGTACTCACTGCTACGGGTTGGGTAATATCTAAGGGCAGAATGATCACTTCTACTCCCATCGCTTCAATATCGGCGGCGACATCAGCTAGTTTGCTGCCGTTGCGGGCCACTAATAACAGGCGGTTAATGCCTTGCTGGGCTAATTCTAGGGCGATCGCACGCCCAATTCCACGAGAAGCTCCAGTAACTAGGGCGGTTTTTCCTAACAATTTCACGTTGAAGACCTCCTTTTTCAAGGTTTCATGGTGCTAAGCTGCATAATGATTGCATCCTTAACACTTGATTTGGACAGAATAGAGAAAAATTTAGGGCAGAAAACAGAAGGTTGACTTCAGTCAGAATAAAGGGTTTTTCAGGATTTTCAGCTAAATTCGGACAGATCCCTCAATCTGCTTGAACCCAGAGCGGTCTAAGGTGGCTTAGCTTGTTTCGCCACAGACTTTAACCGGCTGGTTATTTAACTGTTAAGTTTGGTATTGGCCATCAAGTCTCTTTCCCCGATTCGACCTGTAGGAAAGAACTACCCTTGAATGTAGCCAGTTGAAAACCTCGTTTATTCTTTCATTCGTCTTGTATCTAAAATTCTGTAATTATTCGGCAGATAGCACGACTTTAGAGACTAAGTATTGGTTATTGTAGGGCATTGACAGTACGTCTCCTTAATACGAGAGTTGACTAAGCCGACCTCACTATACATAGCTTACCACCTAATTCAAAAATTGGCAACAAATCTTCATACTCCCCGCCCTGACTGACCTTTTGCTGTTTCTGGGTTGACAAAACTTAATCTTGTCTGTTAATTTAAACATAGTCGTTATGACTTTACTTAAGGTAAAGTAAAAACTATGGTCAAATTTGCTGCCATCAATGGGAGTTTACGCCCCAACTCTTATAGTGCCAAAGCCATTCAAGTAGCCATTACTAGAGTAGAAGCATTAGGGGGAGAAGTTGAATTTCTGGATTTACGGGAAATAAATCTACCCTTTTGTGATGGAGGGAAGGAATATCCCGAATATCCTGATGTAGAGAAATTGCGTCAAACCGTCAAAGCTGCTGACGGATTAATTCTAGCGACCCCAGAATATCATGGCAGTGTGAGCGGGGTCATCAAGAATACCTTAGATTTGATGAGTTTTGAGGAATTATCGGGAAAAGTCACAGGTTTAATCAGTGTGTTAGGGGGACAACCGAATAGTAATGCCCTCAATGACTTAAGAGTAATTATGCGCTGGGTACATGGTTGGGTAATTCCCGAACAAATTGCCATTGGCCAAGCGTGGCAAGCGTTTAATGAAGAAGGGAAGCTATTGGATGAAAAATTATCAGAACGGTTTGATCATTTTGCCATGAGTTTAGTGGAAAATACTAGAAAGCTAAGATCTTGAAAAAAGCGATGAAAAGCCATCAAATTTCTTCCCCTGTTGCTCTAACTATTGCGGGATCAGATAGTGGTGGAGGTGCGGGAATTCAGGCCGACTTACGAACTTTCGCCTTTCATCAAGTTCATGGAACGAGTGCGATCGCCTGTGTCACTGCTCAAAATACCCTTGGTGTCACTCAAGTCCTTGTCCTGAGTGTCGAGATGGTTAAGGCGCAAATTGAAGCCGTTATGGTCGATATTGGGGCGCAGGGGGTAAAAACGGGGATGCTGTTCAATTCAGAAATTATCAAAACGGTAGCGCAAGCAGTCTCAAACTGGTCAATTCAACAATTAGTTGTTGATCCGGTGATGGTATCTCGAACAGGGGCTAAATTATTAGATGATCAGGCGATCGCCGCTTTAAAAGATGAGTTGATCCCCAAAGCTTTAATTGTCACACCTAACCGCTATGAAGCCCAAATATTGAGTGGTTTAACGATTAATACCCTAGATGATATGAAAAAAGCGGCTGAAATAATATATCAATTAGGGGCGAAGTTTGTGTTAGTAAAAGGAGGAGGTATGACGGAAGAATTAAAGGGGGTTGATGTTTTATTTGATGGCAAAACTTGGGAAATTTTAAGCACAGAAACCATTGAAACCAAGAATAATCATGGGACAGGGTGTACCCTTTCTGCTGCGATCGCGGCTAATTTAGCATTAGGAAAAGAGCCTTATTTAGCTGTAGTTGACGCTAAAACTTATGTGACGACTGCCCTTAAATATTCTCTTGATATTGGCAAGGGAACGGGACCGGTGGGTCACTTTTTCCCCTTGTTATAATTTGATTATTAATCTCAAAATCTATTATTTATAATTCCATGACAACCACTAAACTTAAATCGAAACTAACCTTTGAGGAGTTTATTACTCAACTTCCTGATGAGGAATATCGCTATGAGTTAATTGATGGAGAAATTGTGCGAATCTTACCCACCAGACAACATGAAACCATCGCAGAATATATTACGGATTTATTCAAGGAAGAAGTTAAACGAGCCTCTTTAAATTACTGGGTTTCTGGTAGAATTGTCATTAAAACAATAACAGAAAATGGCAAAGAACAAGGTCGTCATCCTGATGTTAGTGTTGTCAATAAAACCTTGTGGGAGTCCTATCCAACTTCTTACGCAGCACTTATTGATCCCCCTCAACTTGCTGTTGAAGTAGTATCAACTAATTGGGAAGATGATTATGTTGATAAGTTTGCCGAATATCAACGATTTGGTATTGCAGAATATTGGATTGTTGATTATCTTGCAGTTGCCAGTCGTTATTATTTAGGAAATCCCAAAGAACCTACTATTTTTGTTTGTATTTTGGATGATCAAGGAACTTATAAAATGAATGCTTATCGAGGAGATGATGAGATTATTTCACCCACTTTTTCAGAGTTAAAAGTTACTGCAAAACATATTTTTTGTGCGTAAATTTTCCGGTTCTACCGAACTTGCCATGTAAAATTAATAAATGAATACAGGCTAATTTTAAGCTTGTAATTTTTAATCGTTTTACATCCTAGGTTCGGTAGAGCCAGTTTTCCTAAAAATAGCTAAATTTGAGACATATTTATTAGATGAGATGGTTGATGTGATCGGGATCACTGATTATTAATCCCTAAGAACCGAAAATAATAAAAGTCACTAATATATTAACTGGGGCGTTAATGATGTTTAATCTCGATCAACTGTTTGGGGCTGCTGACTTCGTTTCTGATGTGGCTGGTATTAAAGAAAGAAAAGCTAGATTAATTAAATTCTTTGAGTATATCGAAAATCCTGAAGCTAAAGAAGAAGCTATTTTATTGCTTAATTTAAGTTCTCATGATGAGGTGTATTAGTCTGTTAACTATGTTATAAAAATAATCCTAGACGTAACAATAATGTTGTCTAGGATTATTCTAAATCATTTTAACTTTTGCCGAATTAAATTAGTTAATAACTATCATCAGCAACCGCTTTATGTAAAGCCAACTGTAAATTAAGTTGATTTAACTGATCAGCCAAAGTTTGTCTGATCTTCAAATCAATAGTTTTTGTGGCTAAAATATCTGATGCTTTTTGTCGTGCAAAAGCACTACTCAAAAGATCTCCAGTTTCAATTTTCTGAATCAATTGATAAACTTCGCTTAAATTAATCATTGTCATACCCTCTTAACTGAAGTCCGTTTTGGTTGCTATCAAGCTTGGTTGCTGTTGACAACATCTACAAAGCTATTGCCATCTATTCCAGATTTTCGGAAAAAATGAATCAAGCCAGCAAGCAGAAAAATCGCCCTTACATCAATCTTAACAAATATTTAAAAATATAGTAAACCGGAGAAAATACAGAAAATGCAACAAATCTGGTCAGAAGTACGTCAGGCAGTTTCGACACTTTAGGGATTCTCTTAGCTATCATGATCCTAAACGATCAACCCTAGTCATCTGACTAATCTATGCTGATTTCAGCAGATTCTGATATAAACAATAACAAAGCGTAAAACAGCGAACCTATTTATATAGCTCAATATGCAAATGACCAAGACTCATCAACCCGTTAGGGGCAAACACTTATTAATTACCCTGTTTTCCCTTCCTCTGCTCGTGGGAGGAGTCTTCAGTCCCCCCGCAATGGCGAAAGATATTGAGCTACAGGTGGGAATCATACAACGATTTGGGGAAGCTGAAAAAGAAAAGATGTCCATTGCTGCTACCAATGGCGATACTTTAACGATCAAGTTTCAAGGCCCTAATGGACAGACGCAAACCCTGTCTAGCAACCAACTCACCCTCAATGTTATCAAACAGTCCTTACCCCAATCTTTACTTAAAGAATATATTGTTCTCAGCGATCATGCGACTTTTGAAACCGCAGAAGATAGTGCTAACCAATGGAAAGCGAAGGGGATAAAAGTCGAAGTTACTCAACCAGAAAGATGGCAAGTCTGGGCGAAAAGAGATGTATATGAGACCCCTTTATTACGTCGTTGGTTACTTCAAAGTCTCAAAGCCAAAGGCTTTAATCAACCTTACTTAGAATCGGCTATTTTAGCCAGCAAATCTCAAGCCAGTTTTACAGTGGCTGGTCAACAATATAGTAGTGATTATGTCGAAATTATTCCTGCTAAAAACCCGATTCAAGTGAGTCATCCCAAGGAAAAAACGCGGAGCTATGGGGGAATTTTAAAACTGCAACGTAATGCTTATGGAACCTATACATTGGTGAATGATGTTCCCTTAGAAACCTATCTTAGAGGGGTTGTTCCTCACGAAATTGGCCCCAATGCACCTGAGAATGCAGCGAAAGCACAAACCATTATTGCTCGTACCTATGCCTTACGGAATTTGCGACGGTTTAAGGCAGATAATTATGAACTTTGCGCCAATACTCACTGTCAGGTTTATTATGGTTTGAGTGAAACCAGTCCCAAGGCCGATCAAGCGATTGCAGCAACCAAAGGGTTAGTTTTAACTTACGAAAATGAGTTAGTTGATGCCCTTTATTCTTCCACTACAGGGGGAGTAACGGCGAGTTTTAGTGATGTCTGGAATGGGGATGAACGGCCTTATTTAAAAGCGGTGATTGACTCTCCCCAAAAAATTTGGGATCTCTCCCAAAAATCCTTAGCGGATGAACAAGATTTTCGGAATTTTATTGGTTTACAAAATGGATTTAATGAGACAGGGAGAAATGTTTTTCGTTGGAACAAACAAGCGACTTTAGCAAGTTTAACCAAGGATTTACAAGAATATTTAGAAAGGCGAAAACATCCCTTAGCTAATTTGAAAACGATTAAATCAATGGAGGTGACACAGAGATCTCCTTCTGGACGTATTCTGACTATGATGATAGAAACAGATAAGGGAATGTTGGACTTACATAAAAATGAAGTTCGTAGTGCTTTTGGTCCCCCAAAAAGTACCCTTTTCTATCTCGATCCCATTTATAATGGACAAAAACAATTAACAGGTTATGCCTTTGTTGGGGGTGGATTTGGCCACGGGGTTGGTATGAGTCAATTTGGGTCTTATAATTTAGCAAAATTAGGTTGGAATCCCGATAAAATTCTGGCTTTTTATTACCCAGGAACTAAAATTCAACCCCTGAATAATTCAATTGTTTTCTGGAACGAAAACGAATAAAGTAGGGGCAAACCCTCTGTGGTTTGCCCAAACATTCTTAAATACTTTGATTTAATTGCCAATTAAAGGAATCCATTCATAACTATCAACAATTCCCTGAAAATAGTCATTAATTGCTTCCCTTGAATAAGGAGTCACACCTTTTTCTTCTCCAAACCATTTTTCATAAATCGCTACTTGATCCGGTTGATCACTAACAATCCCTTCCATAAATTTCACTAAGCTATAATTAACCATTCCTCGCCAAGCAGATTCATCTTCAGGAATCATACAAGCATAAGCTTCATAAACATAGGGAAATTCTGGAACTACTTCCAAACTATTGGGATTATTATTTTCTAATCTTAATCCTTGTAAAACAATGCCATCTCCTGCCATCGCTTCAATTTCACCTTTATTAAGCTTATCTAAGCCATCATTTTTGTCTTTAATGGGGATAATTTTGGCCGCAGGTTGTTGTCGTTTAATGGCTTGTTCATTGGTAGTATTAGGAATCACGCCTATTTTTCTACCAGCTAAAGATTCAATGGTTCCTAAATCACTGCCTTTTTTCACTAAAATTTTAGTACCACTAGCAAAATAACTCACAGTAAAATCAACCGATTTATCCCGTTCCCAAGTAAATGTACTAGAGGCGCATTCAATATCAATTTCTCTATTTTTAATCTTATCAAAGCGATTTTGGGGCGTGACTTCGACTAATTTGAGTTTAATCGGTTTGCCTAATTTTTTTTCAACATCTTGGCGAATAATTTCGAGAACATCCATAGAATAACCAACCCATTGCCCTTTTTCATTAACATAGCCAAAGGGAATAGCATCTTTACGGGTTCCTGCTGTAATGACTCCCGTTTGTTGGATTTTTTCTAAAATTTTACCCGCCCAACTAGGGGGTTGATAGGTTGTTGTTAACAGTAAGGTTAATACCAATAGAACTAATTTTTTCCCCATCATTTCTTTCCTCAGCATATTTTAGTAGGATAGACTGGAAAGATGGGGACTAAGTTTCAAGTAAACACACTTTAAGCTTTATAGAGGCAATGCCCCATATTTGCCCAAAAATCAGCATAAATCAATAGATAATGGGTAAATCCTCTCTTTATTTGCTTAAGAAGCAACCACTCGACCATGATATAAGGATAAAAAGCTGGTAGCTTCTTGTTGAGTAAGGGGATGGCTTAACAAATATCCTTGCATTTCTAGACAGTCTAAATTGCGTAATAAGTCCAGTTGTTGCTGAGTTTCTACGCCTTCAGCAACGACTCGTAAATCTAAACTTTTGCCCAAGGCAATTGCAGCAGCGATAATGGCAATACTTTCAGGAGTTTCTGTTAGTTCTTTGATACAAGATTGAGCAATTTTTAGCGTTCCAAAGGGAAACTTTGGCAAATGATTAAGACAAGAATAACCACTGCCAAAATCATCCATAGATAAATGAACACCTAATTCTCTTAAGTCGTGTAAAACTTGATGGGCTATTTCTGGATTATTTAATAATAGTTTTTCCGTGATTTCTAATTCTAACCAATGGGGAGAGAGTTTGGTTTCTCCTAAAATTTGCTCAACCATTTTAACAAAATTAGGATGTTCTAATTGCCGAGGAGACAAATTAACGGAAATGGTAAAAGGGGGTAATCCAAGATCTTGCCAAGCTTTATTTTGGTAGCACGCTTGCCTTAAAATCCATTTTCCAATTCCTAGAATTAAGTCTGTTTGTTCAGCCAAAGGAATAAATCTTTGAGGATATATTTGACCTAAATTTGGATGATTCCAACGAACTAGAGCTTCAATTCCAGAAACTTCTCCTGTTTCTATTTTGATTTGAGGCTGATAGTAAAGTATTAATTCTTCTTGTTGCAATGCTTGTTGTAATATGGTTTTTGCTTTTAATAATTTAGACGCTTTAGGATCAATACTTAAATCATAAGAATTGTTGGTAATTTTTATCTCTTTTTTCTGGTTTAATAAGGCAACTTCTGCGTTTTTTAAAAGTGTTTTGGTATCTTGTCCATCTTGAGGATATATTGCCCGCCCTAAACTGTATTCTAAGTAGAGTTGATGTCCCAAAATATTCATGGGCTGATTGATATTATTCATGAGCCTTTGGATGATTTTTTCAAGATCATCTAAGTGACTAATTTTAGGGAAAAGAAGAACAAATTCATCATCTTCCCATCGAGCGACAATATCGCTGTTTCTTAGACTAGAATTTAAGCGTTTTGCTACCTCTTCTAAAACTTGATCACCCACAGGATAACCCCAATTTTTATTAATGGCTTTAAAGTGATTAATATCTAACAAAATAACTGCCATAGACGATTTAGATTTATTGGCATTTTTTAGTCCAATTGAAAGATATTCTTTAAAGAGTATACGGTTAGGTAACTTGGTGAGAGGATCTTGATATTCTTGGGCTTGTAAAGTCTCTTTAGGATTGAAACTTTCAGCAGAAACAATGTCTAAATGTGGTTCAGAAAACTTTAAATTATTCTGAGTTTCTAAAGCATTTTTTTCAAAATCAATTGTTTTTACAGTATCTAGATCAATCACCGTATTTGACAATTCATTCAGGCCATAATAAGTGGCATTTACTTCACAACCAAAGTTGATTAAATCACCACTTTTAAGCTCTTTTACCAAGCATTTATCTCCATTAACATAAACCCCATTACGGCTTTTATTTCCATCTAAATCTCCGTCAACAATCCAGTAGCAATACTCGTTAGTCATGCGATTTTTGCGCCGCATTAATGTACCATGATGACGGGATGCTTGGTAAGAATTAATGACAATTGAATTTTGGGGATGTCTGCCAATAGAATAGGTTTCTTCTTGTAAACAAATTGTTTGGCGGTATTTTCTGTCTTCAATAATGATGATATGGCGAGCTTGTTCTTGAAAATTATTCATGATATTATTTAGGTAGATTCTAGCAGAAATAAGGGAATCTCATCGATGAGATCTCGTGATAACAACAGCAACGAAGGTTAGTCGATAAGGATCTCAATTTAAGGTCAATAGGAAACAGAAAAATCTAATCTTTTCTCCCTTAATATTGTCATCAATAACAGAAAAAATATCTAATATTATGTAATTTGTTTAAGAAACATGGCATGAATTTTCGATATTTCTTCAGGATTAATAACAATAAAATAGGTTGTTTATCTAGTTCTTTTTGCTCAAAATAAGACATGATTATTGACATATATCGCTAAAAAACGGGGCAGTTGCCATACATTTAAAAAAGTTATAATTTATTATGAGTGATTATAAGTGATGTCGGTTTGATCAAAACCTCACTAATTCAGTGATCTCAGTCACTTCTCAACAAGATTAGTTAAGCATTAGAACAAAAGTGGACATAAGTCTTTAGCTAATGTCCACTTTTCAATTTCTATCGTATTGTAAGCATTCAGCCGTCAGCGTTCAGTATTCAGCTTTTGAATGAAAGCGGTAAGCATTCGTTTAATCTCAGTCACTTTCGATGATAGGGATTCATAGTTTTTGGCTTCGAGTAACTTAAGATCATATTCTCTAAAGTTTCTCAATGTAAAATCCTCCTTATCTTTGCGTTAGTTTTAAGCCGATGGCTGACGGCTGATAGCTGAATGCTTACATCGTATTTTTGTCAGTCGTTGCTGAGTTAATTCAGCCCCTAATTTAATCGCTTCTTTCAAACTGGTGGCTTTAGCAATGCCCTTTCCTGCAATATCAAAAGCGGTTCCATGATCGGGAGAAGTCCGAATAAATGGCAAGCCAATGGTTGTATTAATTGCTTGCTCGAAAGCCATTAATTTAACCGGAATTAAACCCTGATCGTGATAAAGGGCTAAGTAAGCATCGGCTGAATTATTAACTATCAAACTTGATTCAGTGCTTAATTTATCAATTTTTTGCTCATCTTTAGAAAAATTTCCATACCAAGCTTTCGCCGGATTTACCCACATGGTATCAGGGGGAACTAAGCCTATTAATTGCAGATTGGGGCGTTGTTTTTGTTCTGTTTCTAACCAAGACAATAACCAGTCTTTTTCTTCTGTTCCTAATTGTCCATTTTCCCCACTATGGGGGTTTAAACCAGCAATAACAATTTTCGGATTTTTTAGGGCAAAATCTTCTTGTAAACAGTTAATTAATAAGTCTAGTTTCAGAGACATTAAGTTCGGGGTTAAAGTTTGAGCAACTTGATTTAAAGGAATGTGAGTGGTGACTAATAAGGTGCGTAAGATCCAACCCGTATAAGGCGATCGCCCTACAAATAACATCCCAAACTTGTTAACTCCGGCCCTGTCTGCCAAGACTTCCGTTTGTCCAGGATAATTATACCCTGCGGCCTTCCAACAAGATTTGGCAATAGGGGCAGTGACAATACCTTGAAATTCCCCCTTCAGGGTGTGAGCGATCGCGGTGTCAAGATAGGCAAAACTCGCTTCCCCACTGGCTCCATTGCCTTGGCCTGGGATAATCTGAGCTTGGGTGCTAGGATCTAGAGGAATGTCTAGAATAGAAAAGGTATCGGGATCAGCCAAGGTCAACCCCATTTTCGATAATTTTTGGTAGGTTTGTAAGAGCCGCGATCGCGTGCCAATAACCGTTAAATCCCAGGTTTCTGTCAGGGTGGGATCAGCTAAAGCCTTAAGGATGATTTCTGGGCCAATTCCGGCGGGATCGCCCATTGTCAGGGCTAAATGGGGACGTTTAGGGGTGATAAGAGTGAAGGATTTCATCGGGTTATGTTGCCTGGGTGTTTTACAATACTGTAATGATGAGTTAATTTCAGTTTAGGGTTTGTAAGTATCTCCCTTTTGGGTAACTTCAATGATAGGCTGAAATCATCAAGCAATTATCTTAGTTTATTCACTCACTTAGGAGAACCAAAATGACAGCAGAAAGTATGATGTTTAATGGTGCTATTTTATTAATGGTTTTGGTACTTGTTGGTTTGGCTTGGGGATTTCTTCTCCTCAAAATTCAAGGAGGAGAAGCCGAATAACTGGCTAATCCTTGGGAGGAAGAATGTTTTTATTCTCCTCCTAATTTAACAATTGTTTTTGACATTCTAAATTTGAATCCATTGAGGGAAGTCACTGTCATGACTTCAAGTTTTAATTATGACTGATCTTACTCCTTCCATCGAATTTTTTGTCGGTATTTCTGAAGAATTAAGTAATGTGAGTTTACGCCGCAGTAAAGAAAAGGGTATTCGTAATGTTTTACTGATTTTTGAAAAGTTAAAATCCCTCGAAAAGTTTAAAAGTTATACGACACAAACCTATGGGGATTTACGGTTAATTGATAGTGAGGGAGAAATTAGTGTAAAACCTTCCTCTTTAAGAATTATTTGGGGAGGGGATGAAGGGGATGATCTCAAGCAGGTTGAATGTGGCTTTGAGATTGAACAAGACGACCATTGGGAACGTTTTATGCGCTTTATGACTCGTTATGCAGAAGCAAACGGGATGAGCTATCAAGATAGCCAAAAATAGTTAGTTTAATTCATCATTTATTCCATGAAAATTGCAATTACAGGCGCAACCGGATTTGTCGGTCAACGATTAGTTAACGCTTTAAAAAATGAGGGTCATGAATTATTAGTTTTTACCCGAAATATTAATCATGCCCAAACAATTTATCCGGCTTCTAGCTTTCCGAATCTGGAAATTGTTGCCTATACACCTACGGAATCAGGAGATTGGCAAGAGAGGATTTCAGGGTGTGATGGGGTGGTTAATTTGGCAGGAGAACCGATTGCTGAAAGGTGGACTCCTGAGCATAAAAAAGCCATTTTAGCAAGTCGTCAATTAGGCACAAGAAAAATTGTAGAAGCGATTGCAAAGGCTGAGGTTAAACCCTCGGTTTTAGTTAATCCCTCAGCCATTGGTTATTATGGCACTAGCGAAACCAAAACCTTTGACGAAAATAGCCTTCCTGGGGATGATTTTTTAGCAGAAGTTTGTCAAGCTTGGGAAACAGAAGCGAAACAACTGACCCAAACGAACGTTCGTTTGGTAATTTTACGGTTTGGGATTGTTTTAGGAGATGGTGGGGCATTAGCTAAGATGATTCCGCCGTTTAAAATGTTTGCGGGTGGCCCTTTAGGAAATGGTCGTCAATGGTTTTCTTGGATTCATATTGATGATTTAGTTCGGTTAATTAAAGAGTCTTTGACTCGTTCAGGAATTAAGGGAACCTTTAATGCAACTGCTCCAAATCCTGTGCGAATGAATCAATTATGTCAAACTTTGGGAGAAGTTATGAATCGACCTTCTTGGTTGCCTGTGCCTGATTTTGCCTTAGAACTTTTATTAGGAGAAGAGTCAATTGTTGTTTTAAAAGGACAGCAAGTTTTACCAAAAGAAACCCAAGCTTTAGGCTTTGAATATCAATACCCAACTCTCAAATCAGCTTTAATGGATATTGTTCCTCAAATGTAATTTACCAGAGTTTTCGTATCAGTTTATTCGGTAAATTTGCAGGCAAATAGGAAAAGGGTTAGATTTTCAATGTCATAACTATATCTCAAAAATGATACTATGAGATGGGATAGTTTACAGTATTATGCAAGATCTCACAATTGACAAACAGTGTATAGAAAAGTGGCAAAATATTGTAAACATTATGGCAGAACTGATCAATGTTCCTGCTGGACTGATTATGAGAATAAACGGTTCAGATATTGAAGTTCTTGTGTCAAGTGAGACAGAATATAACCCTTATCACGTAGGGGATAAGGAACATTTAACCTGTTCTGGATTATACTGTGAAACTGTTATTAAGACAAAAAATAAACTGCTTATTCCTGATGCTAAGCAAGATGAGAAATGGCAAAATAATCCAGATATAAAACTGGGAATGGTATCTTATCTAGGTTATCCGCTAATCCTTCCTGATGGTGGAGTTTTTGGGACAATTTGTGTGCTTGATAGTAAAGAGAATCATTATTCTCAACTTTACGAAAAACTTATACTTCAATTAAAAGAATTAATAGAAACTCATCTTGCTCTCCTATACAAAAATCAGGAATTAGAAAATATAGCCAATAAAGATTGGTTGACACAATTATACAACCGACGATATTTTTTTATTGTTGGTGAAAAGTTCTACCAGAATGCTAAAAGAAGGAATCTCTTTTTGTCAATTTCAATGATCGATATTGATTTTTTTAAGAACATAAATGATAATTATGGTCATGATGGGGGAGATTTTATTTTAAAAGAGTTTTCAAAAATATTAATAAAAAATACCAGGAAAGCTGATATTGTATCTCGTTTTGGAGGAGAAGAATTCTGTATATTACTGACTAATTGCAATTTGGAAAATGCTATATTAGTCTGCGAAAGAATTAGAAAAGAGTTAGAAATAAATAAATTTGAATACCAAACAAATAAAATTTCAGTAACAATTAGTTGCGGTATTTCATCGGTTTTAGAAGGCTCATTAGAAAAAATGGTAAACAAGGCAGATGCTATGGTATATAAAGCTAAAAAGAATGGCAGAAACCAGACTTTATTTTAATCTTTTCAACTCG is part of the Crocosphaera sp. UHCC 0190 genome and harbors:
- the psb28 gene encoding photosystem II reaction center protein Psb28, which gives rise to MTDLTPSIEFFVGISEELSNVSLRRSKEKGIRNVLLIFEKLKSLEKFKSYTTQTYGDLRLIDSEGEISVKPSSLRIIWGGDEGDDLKQVECGFEIEQDDHWERFMRFMTRYAEANGMSYQDSQK
- a CDS encoding TIGR01777 family oxidoreductase, with the translated sequence MKIAITGATGFVGQRLVNALKNEGHELLVFTRNINHAQTIYPASSFPNLEIVAYTPTESGDWQERISGCDGVVNLAGEPIAERWTPEHKKAILASRQLGTRKIVEAIAKAEVKPSVLVNPSAIGYYGTSETKTFDENSLPGDDFLAEVCQAWETEAKQLTQTNVRLVILRFGIVLGDGGALAKMIPPFKMFAGGPLGNGRQWFSWIHIDDLVRLIKESLTRSGIKGTFNATAPNPVRMNQLCQTLGEVMNRPSWLPVPDFALELLLGEESIVVLKGQQVLPKETQALGFEYQYPTLKSALMDIVPQM
- the pdxA gene encoding 4-hydroxythreonine-4-phosphate dehydrogenase PdxA, producing the protein MKSFTLITPKRPHLALTMGDPAGIGPEIILKALADPTLTETWDLTVIGTRSRLLQTYQKLSKMGLTLADPDTFSILDIPLDPSTQAQIIPGQGNGASGEASFAYLDTAIAHTLKGEFQGIVTAPIAKSCWKAAGYNYPGQTEVLADRAGVNKFGMLFVGRSPYTGWILRTLLVTTHIPLNQVAQTLTPNLMSLKLDLLINCLQEDFALKNPKIVIAGLNPHSGENGQLGTEEKDWLLSWLETEQKQRPNLQLIGLVPPDTMWVNPAKAWYGNFSKDEQKIDKLSTESSLIVNNSADAYLALYHDQGLIPVKLMAFEQAINTTIGLPFIRTSPDHGTAFDIAGKGIAKATSLKEAIKLGAELTQQRLTKIRCKHSAISRQPSA
- a CDS encoding EAL domain-containing protein → MNNFQEQARHIIIIEDRKYRQTICLQEETYSIGRHPQNSIVINSYQASRHHGTLMRRKNRMTNEYCYWIVDGDLDGNKSRNGVYVNGDKCLVKELKSGDLINFGCEVNATYYGLNELSNTVIDLDTVKTIDFEKNALETQNNLKFSEPHLDIVSAESFNPKETLQAQEYQDPLTKLPNRILFKEYLSIGLKNANKSKSSMAVILLDINHFKAINKNWGYPVGDQVLEEVAKRLNSSLRNSDIVARWEDDEFVLLFPKISHLDDLEKIIQRLMNNINQPMNILGHQLYLEYSLGRAIYPQDGQDTKTLLKNAEVALLNQKKEIKITNNSYDLSIDPKASKLLKAKTILQQALQQEELILYYQPQIKIETGEVSGIEALVRWNHPNLGQIYPQRFIPLAEQTDLILGIGKWILRQACYQNKAWQDLGLPPFTISVNLSPRQLEHPNFVKMVEQILGETKLSPHWLELEITEKLLLNNPEIAHQVLHDLRELGVHLSMDDFGSGYSCLNHLPKFPFGTLKIAQSCIKELTETPESIAIIAAAIALGKSLDLRVVAEGVETQQQLDLLRNLDCLEMQGYLLSHPLTQQEATSFLSLYHGRVVAS
- a CDS encoding sensor domain-containing diguanylate cyclase; the protein is MQDLTIDKQCIEKWQNIVNIMAELINVPAGLIMRINGSDIEVLVSSETEYNPYHVGDKEHLTCSGLYCETVIKTKNKLLIPDAKQDEKWQNNPDIKLGMVSYLGYPLILPDGGVFGTICVLDSKENHYSQLYEKLILQLKELIETHLALLYKNQELENIANKDWLTQLYNRRYFFIVGEKFYQNAKRRNLFLSISMIDIDFFKNINDNYGHDGGDFILKEFSKILIKNTRKADIVSRFGGEEFCILLTNCNLENAILVCERIRKELEINKFEYQTNKISVTISCGISSVLEGSLEKMVNKADAMVYKAKKNGRNQTLF
- a CDS encoding PetM family cytochrome b6-f complex subunit 7, producing the protein MTAESMMFNGAILLMVLVLVGLAWGFLLLKIQGGEAE